DNA from Leptotrichia trevisanii DSM 22070:
CCTTGAATATTAAATTTTCCATCAGCTACTCCATTTTCATAACCTGTCAAAAATGTAAGAGCATTCTTTTTTGTAAATAAGACATTATTATCTCCAAAATTAATTATTCCTGACTTATTGGCAACAGCATTGATAGCTCCATCTTCTGCTATAACTTTAGCATTAGATATTGTAATTTCAGGACTTATATTATCCTTTGCCTGACTTGAAAACAAGCCTACAGATTTTTTATCTTTAACACGGATATATGTCACTCCATCTGATATAATCTTTCCTCCATATTTAGCATTCATTCCATAAGAACCTCTTTCAAGATATTTGCTAAAAAACTTCACTTTAGTTGAATCATTAGGATCATCTCCATAATATTCAGCATATCCTTTATAATGTCCTCCATAGAATAAAAAATCTCCATGATTTGTTAAAGTTGCCTTATTATTTGACAAAAATCCTCTCATTCCTTTTCCAGCTTCTGTCAAATCTTCTGGTTTCATATCATTTATGGATTTTGTGCTTATATTTCCAGTCATTACTAATTTTCCTCTATTAGTCAAATTAGAATCCGCCCTTTTGCTATTTTGAATTGTTATCCCTATAACATTATCTGAATTAAAAACACCCATTTCCATCTTTTCATGAATTTTAACATTAGTGGAATCATGTGCAGTAATCAAACGACTTTTCCAACCTTTTTCATTTTTCATCAATAGGTTATGATACTGTCCATTTCCACCTAGGTTAAAATTGTCTACTCTTTCTAATCTAATCAATGTATTATTTTTAGCATTCTCTGAAATAATATCAACACTATCAATATTAAAATTTTTATGGCTATCTAAGCTATAATTAGTCCTTGCTTGTGCAAAATATAAGGCTGTATTCTCCTCACCCGACATATGAATACGGAAAATAGATTTTTTTACATTATTCGGATTATATCCTGCTTCTCCCCTAGGAGCCATAATTTCATAAGAACCTTTATTTACAATAGTTCCTTCAGTATAAAAATTCTTTCCTATATTATAGAATGTCATTCCATAGCCATCTTTTCCTAAAAGTTTTATAGGTTTATTAAACTCATAAATTTCTGTTCCTTGACTATTGCTTGTGAAGAAACCAAATTGTCTATATCCTCTTAATTCAAAAATTCCATTTTGAATAAAATGATATCCACTTTTAGTATTTCCACCTGCAATCTTACGCACAAGTCCAACATTCCCACCATCCCCTACAAATTCTCCTCTTTTAATTTTTAAATAATCTTCTTCTGTTGTCGGTAAATGTCCACCTCCAATAATTTTACCTGTTGTAGCATTTTCAACAATAGGATGAAGATTTTCTGGAGGGTTATCTGGATATAAAAAATCTATTGCACTACCTTTTTTCCCTGTTACTTCTATCGTTCCTTTATTAACTAAATTCCCATATCTTCCTTTGAATGTATTAAAAAGAATTGTACTCCCATTAGTTTTTTGAAATATTTTAGTATTTTCTCCTATGGTTAAAGTTGTTATTTTATTAGGTGCAGAAGCTCCAGTAGAAAAATAATCACCTTCTATTGAAATAGCACTTCTCAAAAGTGCAGAATTTTTTCCTCCCACTGTAATTGTAGTATTATTAATACTAAAATCATTATGTCCCATAACATAGTTAATAATTGAAGCATAATTTTTATATTTAAACTTTTGGGAATTATGAGTATGATTTGAGTAAGTAAAATTTGTTGTTCCTCTAGTTTTTCCTACAAAATTTACTCCCTGAGTATTATACTGCATTGTACTGTTTTCTTCATCAATTTCTTTGTTACCACCTACAGTCTTAATTTTCCCGTCAAAAGTAATATCTATCTTACCATTGGAAATATCTGTATTTTGTATTGGAGCAATAGTTTCATCCTTTGCTTGTGGTCCTGTTACTACTCTAGGGGTTAAATTTTTACTATTAAGAACACCTGCTCCAAAATTAGGAATTTCATCTCCACTACTAGGAGTAGTTTTTCCTGTTATTACTTTTTCATCTGGAACTTCAAAATCTGGAAGTTCTGGTACTGAAAAATTCAAATTATGATTTATTCCTATTGTTAATGGTTCCATTTTCTTTGGCTGTCTTGGCTTTACTCCCGCTGACACTTCCACTTCTACTATTGGTTCCTCTACCATTCGTAAATCAGTTGTTCCAAAGTGTAAAACATTTTTTCCATTTAGGTTGGAGCTTGCTTGTGTAGAATCATTTCCTGTAGCTAGACTTGAATAATGTGTACTTGATGTGTGAATGCTTCTTTGAAAAATATTATTACTTCTAGTGAATATACCTCTGTAATATTCCTTGTCTCCACGTCCTTTAAAAGTCCTATTCCAATTGTTACTAAAATAATTTACACCATATTGCCAGTTACTCCACGGAGATTTTACCACATGCTCCCCTTGTTCCATAAGCTGAATGAGTTCCAGATTTGTATTTTTCAATAACTTGTCATTTTCCATTTTTGTTTTTTTCAAATTTTTATGAATATCCTTAATTGATATTGAAATTGTTTGTCTTTGAATTTTTAGATCTGAATCTTCTGTTTCTGAAAATGAATTATTTGTAGAAAGGAATGTGCCTGTTATTAGAAACGTAATTAGTGCAGAATCAGTATATTTAAAATTTTTACATCTTTTTGCAAAGGAACACAGATCCTTTTGCAATTTTCTAAGATTATTTGTCATTTTTAACTCCTTTGTGTCTCATTTGTTTAATTTTTTTTATTTGTTACAATTATATCATATAAAATGAAAAAAAATTTATAAATATAATCGTTTTTTATATCACTTTTATAATATTTTCATACTATTTCCCATTTAAATAGTAAAAAACAGTTAAAACCATTTTTTACAAGATTTAGTACAAATATATAAAATTTAATTTTTATTTTTTAATTAAATTTAGTATTAAATTATTGTATTATTTATAATAATATATATAATTTTAAAACATTTTATTATAAATATATTATACCATTAAAAATAAATAAAGCAATATTTTTTATGATTTTTATTCTAATTTTAAAAAATCCAAATAAAAAGAACAGCAAAACCTAAGTTCTACTGCCCTTTTATCCATTTTCAAATAACCTCTCCCTCACATTATTCCACTATCTTCATCCCTTTTTCCTTCAATTCCCCTGCGTATTTCTGTGCCGTCGTATAATCAGTAATAATTACAAGCTGGCTCCCGCTCTGAATCAATGTATCTCCACGTGCAATGCTGTCCTTTCCAGCTTTACGTACACTCACAATCAGCAGTTTCTCTGGCAAATGCAATTCTTTCACTGTCTTATTGTCAAATTCTGAATTTGCGCCCACTGGAATTAAAAGAGTAACTATCTTGTCTTCCAAATTTTTCCTGTTTGATTTCACGCCAATATCAATTTTTTTATTTTTCCACCATTTCTCAAGTATTTCCAGCCTTTTGGCACGTTTTTCATTTTCACTGTTTTCTTTATCTTCTGCCAAAATCTGTTTGTGAAACATATTGAAATAAAGCCGTTCGTAAATTGGCTCCATTTTCAGTAATTCTGTAAAAATATAAGTTATTGTACAGACAATTATTAACATATACAAATATGAAAAGTTTCCAGTCATTTCCAAAATCAATGTAATTCCTGTAATTGGTGCCCTTACAACAGCTGTAAAATAAGCCGCCATTCCCAATAGCATAAAATGTACAATTATATCATTCGGAATTGAAAAATAATGGTTTAATATCTCTCCATACACTTTTCCTGTCAAAGCCCCTATTACAAGCATTGGCAAGAAAATTCCACCTGGTGCCCCTGTTGCATAGCAAAGCATTGTATAAAAGAATTTTAGAACTAAAATTATAATAAGTGTTCTAAGAAGCACATTCTTACCAAACATTTCCTCAATAAGCTCATGCCCTCCACCTGTTATATCGCTAAAAAATACCGCTATAACATAAGCCAGTATCATAAATATCGCCATTTTCACATATTTATTCAATTTTATTTTTCTGTAACGTCTTTGAATAAGCAATAAAAAATAGCTGAACGCCTTTCCAGTAATTGTGATTATAATGCAGAAAATAACTGTTATAAGTGCAAATATATAATATGGTATGTCTTTTGGAAGTATAAAATTGTATTGAAAGGAAGTTTGTGAGCCTAAAATCATTCTGGAAACAAAATTTGAAGTTCCACTTGCCACAAGAGTACAGATTAATAATAACGGCGAGAAAAATTTGTGAAGTTCTTCAAGCGAAAAAATCACTCCTGCAAGCGGTGCGTTAAATGTTGATGAAATCCCGGCACTTGCCCCACACGTCACCAAATATTTTTCTTCCACTTCTGAACGCTTTGTAACTTCCTTGACTCCAGAACCAACCAAAGCTCCCAAATGCACCGAAGGCCCTTCACGCCCCATAGACATTCCAGCTCCAATTGCCAAAATTCCTCCCACAAATTTTGTAATCAGTTCCCCAAACCATTTGAATTTCACTTTTTTAGTAAGCAGCCCGCTAACCTGGGGAATTCCGCTCCCGCTGATTAACGGATATTTTGACAGCATAAACTGTACTGCCATTCCCATCAGAATGAAAACGGTTATCCCGATAACTATTTTTGAAAATTCAAGATTTGTTGTAAAAAATCCCCTAAATATTGACATTTTTTTTAATAACAATGTATAAGTTCCAACAATTATTCCTGAAAAAATTCCTACAAGAAAACATAAAAATATCAATATCACATTATTCCGTCGTGATTTTAACGAATTTATATCTCTTAATTCATGTAAAACATCTTTTGCCAATTTATTTTTCTCCTTTCCAATTTATTTTTTATGTCCTAATAAAATTTAAAAATATTTCTCCATATTAAAATAAAAAATCTCCCCATCCTTATCAATCAAAAATCCAGAAATTTCCATTTCCTCAGATAATTTCTCCATAATTTCATAAAATTTATGGGGAGTCTGGTTATATAGCCCTGTCGAAATAATATCACCAAAAAAGGCACTTTCTGTAATTACTCCAACTTGCTTATTTTGTGCTGGAAAGCCTGTTTTCGGGCTTATGATATGTCCATATTTTTCATTGTTTATCAAAAGATAAGTATTTTTCTGATTAGAAGTTGAATAACTTCTATCTTTTATTTTTATTTCAAATAAATCATTGTATTCATCATCGCCAGTATATTTATTCTGCGATATTTTAACTGGTATGCCTTTTTCGTTTCGTATTATTTCCCTTTCCTCCTCAGGATTTTCAGCGATAATCCCCCATTCGTCAATGACAATGATACTGCTCCCTCCAGCATTCACAATCGCATCCTTTATCCTGATTTTTCTCATTTCCTGAGCCATTTTTTCTATTGCGTATGCCTTTATAAATGAACCTGTTATAATTTCCTGATTTTTTTCAATTTTCACCCGCTTTTTCTTTTTATCAATAATTATTTTTTTATAATCCACAAGCTTTCTAACTTTTTTTATTTCTTCTAAAGACGGCAAAATGGGATTTTGCTTATAAAATCCCCAGAGCCTTATGAGAGGCATTATTGTAATGTCATACTCTCCACCAATAACATTTGACAAATGAATAATTTTACTCAAAATATTTATAGTTTCATCGTTTACTTTTACAAAATGCCCATTATTTTTATTTATTTTATCAATGTACGAATTTTTGGTATAAGAATTATACTTTTCATTCACATCTTCCAAAATTCCAAATAATCTGTCAAAAACAGAATCATCATAAATTTCAGGTATTTTTATTTTTATATCCGAATGAAATAAAAAACGCACTTGAACTTTATACATCATATTTTTTCCACCCGCACTTATTTAGCTATTAATTTTTCTCACTGGAAGAAGTTGTCTTTTTTTTATCTGATTTCGGTTTATCAAGTTTGTACTTATTTTCAACATTTTTATTTTTTTTGATTTTTAATTTTTTAGCATCCTTTTGTTTATGTGCAGGTTTCTCAGGTTGTTGTTTTGGGTTTTCTGGATTTTCTTTTTTCTTTGAATCATTTCCAGTTGACGAAGTTGCACGTTCGCTATTCTTGGTTTCAGCTACGATATTCTGCTTTGTATCAGTATTTGATTTATTTTGTGTCTGTTCAGCTGAAACTGGCTGTAGCTGAGATTTTGGAACAGACTTTACTTCTGCCATAACTTCAGTATTTTTAGCATTTTGATTTGCATTATTTCCTGCAGATGAAGTTGCTTTCTCGCTGCTCTTACCTTCTTTAGATGTTCCGCCTTTGGAAGATGTGGCTTTTTCACTTTTTTTCTCTTCAACTGTCGTTTTCCCGTTGTTATTCTTTACAAACCTTGTATAATTTCCAAAGGCAACTAACATAACCGCTCCCAAAAACAATAGTACCTTCTTTTTATTGCTCATTATTTTCTCTCCTTTTTTTATTTTATTTAAACAAATCACTATGTGTTCCTGTCAGACACAACTAAAGTTATTATTCTAATTAATCAGAATTTCTGCCATAAAACAAGCCAAACTTAATATCCGTTCTGGAACTTCCTTTAGTTTCAAGAATTTTGCATTATGATTTTTAGAGGATTTTTCAAGTTGAATTGATGTGCTGTCTTTTAAAAATAATATTTTTTCTATTTGCAATGTTTTTGTATATTCGCCAGGAAAAAATGAATTTGTTAAAATCATTATACTTATATTTGTCTTTTTATCATAGTAATAACTTCCATATCCCAACTCATCATTTCCATAACTAATCTTAAAGCCCAATTTTTCAGCTTTTTTTCTCATTTTATTAACTAAAAATTCCTTTTTATTATAATCCAGAATTTCTATTTTTTCCTGATTTTTTTCTGTGATTTTATAAACAGGGATATTAATCTGATTTATTGGCTGTTTTATTTTATCATTCTCCAGATTCTTTTCCCAAAGTTTTTGTTCCTCTTCTGAAGATTCAGGAAAATATAATAAACATATAAAGCTGTTTTCATTTAATTGACATTCCTGATTTTGAGCCGTTTTAAAAATTCCATCTTCCGTATATCTGAACGTCTTTATTAATTTGCCATTCTCATCAGTTTCCTTCCATATAAGCTGAATGGCAAACGCCTGCATAACTGGATTATGGATAAAAGTTTCAATCCATTTTTTCACTTGCCATTTCCGATCCAAAAATAACGCATTTAAAAGATTGTCCGTCTGTGAAACTGTAATTTCCTTTAACAGTTTTTTTATATGTTTTATTTCTCTTCTGTATTCTTCGACTATACTTTCCACATCGTTAAATTTTTTACTTGCCTTAGGAAGCCCCTTTAATATCTTTTCATTCTCATCATAAGCAGTAATTTTGACAGGCATACTCATAACATCAAGTTTTGCCTTGATTTTT
Protein-coding regions in this window:
- a CDS encoding FAD:protein FMN transferase, with the translated sequence MMYKVQVRFLFHSDIKIKIPEIYDDSVFDRLFGILEDVNEKYNSYTKNSYIDKINKNNGHFVKVNDETINILSKIIHLSNVIGGEYDITIMPLIRLWGFYKQNPILPSLEEIKKVRKLVDYKKIIIDKKKKRVKIEKNQEIITGSFIKAYAIEKMAQEMRKIRIKDAIVNAGGSSIIVIDEWGIIAENPEEEREIIRNEKGIPVKISQNKYTGDDEYNDLFEIKIKDRSYSTSNQKNTYLLINNEKYGHIISPKTGFPAQNKQVGVITESAFFGDIISTGLYNQTPHKFYEIMEKLSEEMEISGFLIDKDGEIFYFNMEKYF
- a CDS encoding ClC family H(+)/Cl(-) exchange transporter is translated as MAKDVLHELRDINSLKSRRNNVILIFLCFLVGIFSGIIVGTYTLLLKKMSIFRGFFTTNLEFSKIVIGITVFILMGMAVQFMLSKYPLISGSGIPQVSGLLTKKVKFKWFGELITKFVGGILAIGAGMSMGREGPSVHLGALVGSGVKEVTKRSEVEEKYLVTCGASAGISSTFNAPLAGVIFSLEELHKFFSPLLLICTLVASGTSNFVSRMILGSQTSFQYNFILPKDIPYYIFALITVIFCIIITITGKAFSYFLLLIQRRYRKIKLNKYVKMAIFMILAYVIAVFFSDITGGGHELIEEMFGKNVLLRTLIIILVLKFFYTMLCYATGAPGGIFLPMLVIGALTGKVYGEILNHYFSIPNDIIVHFMLLGMAAYFTAVVRAPITGITLILEMTGNFSYLYMLIIVCTITYIFTELLKMEPIYERLYFNMFHKQILAEDKENSENEKRAKRLEILEKWWKNKKIDIGVKSNRKNLEDKIVTLLIPVGANSEFDNKTVKELHLPEKLLIVSVRKAGKDSIARGDTLIQSGSQLVIITDYTTAQKYAGELKEKGMKIVE